In Biomphalaria glabrata chromosome 8, xgBioGlab47.1, whole genome shotgun sequence, the genomic window CCATCATCATCATATCACATATGGGCCCATTATCCATGGAATTATGCCTGATATTATGGCCTATGCCTAAAAAATAAACTATGCGGGAGTATTCCATGGCTATTACTATGGGGGGACTATGTGAATTATGTGACATATATGTCAACTAAACTAGACTATAAAGCTTACCCTCTTCTTTTGTCTCCCATATCATGGCCATATCAAACCCCTCACCATATTTTTATCAGTGCATCtttatttttatgattattaCAGAAATAATGTAGgctattagtttcccttgttgctattaaacacaataattaatattaattaccagtaaataATTACATGTAATTGGTTCGTTTTTTTATTGACtcgtgtcttgtctatgtcaatgaatgaTTGAAATgattgtgtgaagtttcaacttgatccgaaaatgggtgtaggagaaataacaagtacacactaacaaactaaaacTATTAACTAATTATCTTTTCATATTTATTGTAAACCAGTTACACTGACTAGAAACTAAaaatacctatatatatataaggtgtAGAACAAATGAAATGTTCTCATGGAATTCCAATGCTGATGAATAATTAAAgagtaattaatatttaataaaagccttaggttttataaaaaaaaatatttaacaaatcaaacaagaacataaaactaaaaatgctcttaaaaagtaaaaaagttaaggtcctctttcagaccttgtggtctatagaggaaatgatgtaaaggtcatctctgtttctgtggcctacggttaactagggtggcatgtggacagcacaatgaccaactgcctttacttttccccaacaaatgtcaggtacctatttagagctgggtggactcagagacgcccaaagatCACGAAATTTAAATTTCcaggatatatatattttgaaggcTGTGTATTATGAAAATTTAACAGTTAAAACTGATGCATAATGCCCTGTTGTCTTCTGCAAtgcattttgcattattttCTGCTCCATCACGAAGACAAGCAAGTAACAGTAAGCTGATTTTTTCCAATTGAGTTATAATTAGCTGTGACTAAACAAGCTTATTCCTTCATGCAAATACTTCTGTCTAATGATGATCTGAAGAAGAAAGTTTACTTCTCTCCTGCTCAGGGAGGCATCTGCTTTTTTACTCTCTGCAGTGCTTATATTAGCAGGCACAGTATGTAAGAAAAGCTGTGGTAGGGGCAAAAACTTTTTAATCATTTATAGGAGAAAAGGCTAATTGACTTCCAGGGGCAATTTAGCTAGTCTTTAATACCTATATTGAGCCCCTAGTTTTATGTCCATGACATTTGATCTGCATGCACATAGAGCAAAGAATATAAAACAGTTTGGCTAATATTTCATCTGTAACACATTTGTATCTCTAAGATCATGACTCTGACCTGGAAATGTGTAAACAGCCTATCTACTGACAAATAAAAGATGATTAAATCttgtaaaaaaagatttttttttttgtttcttcatatgttgaattttttttctttaaaaaattaggttTTGGTGTGGAACAGCTGCGCGAAGAATCAAATGAAACCTACTGGCAATCAGACGGACCACAGCCTCACACTGTAAGCATTCAATTCAGGGGAAAAACTACACTACAAGATGTTTGCATATATGCTGATTACAAATCAGATGAAAGCTACACACCAAATAGGTATGGTATAAAATTAGTACATTTTTGCTTTTATTAGGAAAGTGTTGAAATTTTACGAGATGGGACATTtgataagttaaaaaaacaaaaaaaaaagcaaaaagaaTTACCTAAGATTTTGGTTGATGATTTGAAAATCTAAAAAAGCAAAAAGAATTGCCAAAGTTGACAATAACACATTAACTGTCTCAcaaatggaaacaaaacatattaGCTTGCAACTTTGTTAATCTGATATTTCTTTAGAAAGTACTAAGAGCCTTACATTTCTTTGTTGTCTTGTATGAATAGAATCCAGCtcgtttaaactaaaaatatataatatatgagtGCTTCTTCAGTCCTGGGCTGAACAAGTGTCATTATGAGCTAAACATTTAAATTGAGAAGTTTTTAGTTTCATTTCAACCTTAGTCACTTCTTAAGATATTGTTCTTTAAGaatttatgaataaataaaaagactatttttaaaaaaaagcttatattgagttaaatcaaatcaattttgttgaatcaatcattcatgtaattaatttttagtagatcCAGACTAACAATAGTAAATTTGTacaattgaaaatatttttattgattgtttTAGCTAGACGCAACTTTCAGTGCACTTTGGTTCATTCACTTTTGTGGGCCATTAGGGGGGAAATAGCTGAGAATAGGATTAAGTGATgcctttcaaaagcatttttttttaatttgctcaagtctgaatttgaactcaatcCTTTACAACTGAAGGCTAATGTGTTAGCCGCTGAGCTatccaagtacttataaaatttaaaagttttctagtctatttttagttttaaaaaatttcagaaCGATCTAATTCTCAACACAAGACACGATAATTTACGAAGTGACATTTATTCATTAAGACAAGCTTAGATTTGAGATTtcattaataaaagaaaaaaacaacggtGTTTAGAAGATACAAATATTTTCTAGCACTTAAAATTCAATTTTTGCATTAGTAGCATTTTTACTTCAAACTTAGATAACCAACTCACCAAAATAGTTTCTTATTTCAGGCTATCTATTCGAGCTGGTAACCATGCCAATGATTTGGTGGAAATTGAACAGGTGGAGCTGAGTGAGCCTACTGGGTGGGTGTGCATACCATTGAAAGATGTGCATGACAAACCTATCAGGACTTTCATGATACAGATAGCTGTGCTCAGTAACCATCAGAATGGCAGAGACACTCACATAAGGAGAATCAAAGTCAGATCCCCTGTTAACTATGGTGATGTGCCTTACCCCAATGCTAGTAATATGACCTTGAAAAATTTGGCATTTACCATAAGGTGACATTTCACACATGCATCAATGTAAAAAATTgacttgtaaatatttgtttgaaagatttattttttttttgcagtattTCATAAGTTGCACTAAGACATGGCTCTCCCCAGGGTGCTGTAAacaaactttttgtttacaattttcccactgattgtatttttaaaattgacatAATCATGCTGCATGAAAGCTTACAATCAAATAGGatttatacaatgaaataaacaagATTTGAAGTTTACAGCTTTTATTTATGCATTCACTGtggttaaaaaatgttttttttttaatcctataTTTAGTTTGAGACCTTATGAAAAgagaataataaataattgaaaggTCATggaattaaatttatatttcaaagcTAATGCATTTTCATGAACTTCTTGGCAATCATGAAAACCTgacttctcaaaataaaaaaataaataaatagaaatgtcaattttatttaaatctgtaGTCGCTAATGGATTaaaattttgtaagaagaaaaattcttaaaatctaagagattatatatattttttaagttaCAATTTTACCACTTGTATCATTTTGTTATTGTCTAGCTTAAAGATAGTAATAGTGTCAGAGTTCTTTCAATATGAACAAAATTATGTCTTAAAATGAATCAATGTATGTCTGCACCAGAGTTTGCAGACATCTGCGCACAacttatgttttcttgaatttcAATTGACTTTTGAATAGATCAATGCTTCAGTGGTGTTTatgtttatagatctatcaatgtaatacaaaacaagcaaataaaaaaatttaaaacaaaacaaagcttatattcatgtattaaatttgtaatatatctagactaacaataataaatttgtgcaattagaaatatttttttcaatagttCTTATTTAGCACAATGGCATGCTTTAAGCTTTCTCTATggttctatcacttgtctggaccagttgggaagagGGTGTTATGATGCAAgttttttgttaaatgttttacatgtttcggatgttccttcagagttgaagataattaacttcctagttcaaacctcccacagTTCAAGGGGGATGTGAGCAGGCAAGGTTTGAATCCGGGACAGTCCGGCGCgtaaactgcacgaccagggaGCCAttagtctttttatttttatgatgatggtttttctattttgtttattcTTAAATTAATTCTTAATTCTTCAATCTTTATTATACAAATACaattttacatttctttctttagtCTCCAGCTCTCTCTCTAAATTCTAACTCTATTCTTACTTTACAAGCTCCAACTAACAAACGTTAACATAATCAagcttttaaatacaattttgattCAACCGTACACATTCTCATGTGCATGTTCAATTAACCAATGGACAGCTTCAAAACACATCAATCCTTGACCAGCAGACATACCTCTTTTTGGCATCTCACAGTCGCCCACCTGTATTATATTAAAATGACAAGaaatatttctctctttcaagtttagtttaaatctaatttatatGTTCTATGACAACAACATATCTCTCTCTCATGTTTATATTGACACTTGCACTTCTCATATTCCTAGTCCCCACagtcctttttttgttttatataaacaatgtcatggggtacacatttctatttcttttcataaatataaaaactgACACACAACATTTACAacatatagaagaaaaaaataaacaagaaaaacataaaaagttcttttcttaaaaaaacaaaccttcaaattggtttggatcagtcatggtATCAGGGTAATTAGGACATATAAATCTGtgctgtatattttttttagccaattttatttttagctttctcaatgcactatgatcctatcacttgtctggaccagttgtgaaagggggagggaagtaGATGTATCTTGTGAAAGTTTACATgttcgttttttaaatgcataaaaaaaatgttcatcaaTATGTAGCGATGACCTATACTGGATATTTTCTGGCATGGGTCCAATAATATCTACAGCTATCTTCTCAAATGGCATTTCACATAAGTCTGTTGTTTATATCTGCAAGATTATATCTAGGCCTTGACCTCATGAGTAATTTTAGGACAGTAGAATTCATTCAAGATTCTATTCAGTGTTTTTTTCACCCCCATGTGTCCTTCTAATAGGGTGTCATATGCAAGCTTTAAAAATGTTGCTCTATATTTTTTTGGAATTAGCAAATGATGTGTTTTGCCTACTTTTGCCTGATCAAACATTCTCAAATAATTGTCATCTTTGCCACAAATATTAATGCAGGAATATGACAATCTTTTGTTGcacatatttgtttataaaagaaaattaaattattagccTAAGAGTTTCAGTTGTAAAAGGCACATTTCCTTTGTTCATTTTGTTCACCTCAAAATTGTGTGATTCTGGCctggactttttaaaaatatatattaacactTAATTTCTGAAATGAATTGGTATAATGCATAAAACTAATTAAGTTGCAATGTCATGTAATGTTATTTTAAGATACTAAAATAGACATCTGATGACTTTGTTTCAGTATTGCTACTCTAAAATAAGGTTTGTCTTTGAATCTGaatattaatgaggaatgcagtatttccagtggctatgcagccccagctgtgacctacataatttGCCACATATAAGCTCAGGCATAATCTTTGTCCGATGaagtaataatgtaataacaatatatattttttaataatataagctttatttacacattgaaAATTGTACAAATTGcacaaatacataaaaacatGAAGCCAAAATGgtcataataaaatatatttggcCACAACTTATTGTGAAAAATAAGCTAAAaggaaaaatatgtatttacaaTAGAACAAAATCATTACAATgcaaagtaattttatttttcagcgCAGAGTTACTAGACTCTTAATATAATTACCCCCTCATTTTaatgcccctttttttttaacaggtaaaataaatgtcaaaataGTGGTTCTACACAGGATGCTCTGAAGAGTTAATCAGTTGCAAGTTCAGTTCAGAAATCTTTCTCAGTGAATGAAAATAGGTTtacttaactctttttctcctaattaATGATAACAtcattgatttgacctcattaaattaaattaatttctgtttttataaaatttaatttgtgttatataaaaagagcatgcattctcctataattctataccaaaagtaatgctttctgattacaaacaaaaatgttattgaagtttaatcataacagggtagaatatggaaaatgaacaattctgtctgaacatggaaaaataattatggagataaagagttaaccTTCAGAATATAAATTACTCAGGATCCATTTATAAGTATACCTTTAATAAAATACCACtgctaaaacatgttttaaaaataagccCAAATGTTTATGTCTGTATATTAATTGAGGCTGCTGTTTCAGACAAAATATGTGTCATTAGGTTAACCTCTTTAAGCTTGTGAAAGCTATAACTGTAATGTCATGTTTTTGATTTAAATGTCATGCAACGTAAGTAATACTTATAAAGTGTGTGGGGGCCTTAAAGAGTATaacaatatcaaaataaaaatacagtgaacaaaaaaaaaatgcatatatttATAGATGATGGGGTATTAAATACTTTAAGTGAGCTTCTTACAATTTGAAATGGCCATtcattaacaaacaaacaaaaaatgttctgAATGCCCAAAGCCAGCTCAGAAGAAATATAACAAATTAAATGGTGTCAACTgctgtaaaatatttttgtcaaaacGTTTGTtgtcagacaaaaaaaacaacgtagCCAAGTAGGCATACAAAATCTGTAACTAAAatgcttattttaaaatataatgaaaaaacAATGTCATGAAATAGCACAtattatagttttaaataaGTCAAAATAAAGGCATGGTTTCAAAATTACAAACTTGCAAAGTCTCAATAAGAAAACCTTTATTctgcatttcatttttttttgttgaaaagaggtccttttttttctttctaaaaatgcTTCAGTTGAGCCTCAATATTTGTCTTTTTCGCCATAATGCATTATTGACAAATATGAAAGCCTTACTGTAtatctttgttaaaaaaaaaagttaaacttccatacaaaaatatatactgTACATTAACAAAGTCAACAAAGTAATGAACATAACTTTAGTTTGTAGTTGAATCATTTATAAATGCTATCAGAatcaatatattaaaaatttattataaatgtattattcaATTCAGGGTACACTTCACAAAAGccgtgttattttattttttcaaaaactgacaaaagaataaaaaaatatctagacCAGTACCAGggtctataattattattaattaagcagattataatttaaaaaaaaacagcattgaaTATTTATCAAGCATATTATTTGCTTGTCAGTTTATCacattttacaatttattttttcatcttttgtttggtatctataATACAAATAGTTCTAAGGCTAAGTCTCTATATAAGTAACCTTTAGTAAACTAGCATGCATATCTGTGATGAGGATGGTTTTTAGAAAACaagataaaacattttaacagcATTCAGAAAGTGTAATAATAtagactagaaaaaaaatattagcctatacttatattttgttctaattatttgtggttttaaagtgttttgttttttttcaagttcaGTATTTTGTAGAGGCAGCAGACTTATGTAAAATCTATGTTCAAATGTACCTTTCCAAAAATtacatctatatttatatgaaataaaataaattaaagttttaaaaaaatattttttttcctaccaATAGAGTAAACATATATAGAGTTAACATATCATGATTTTCTATAGATAATACAAACATTTTCTTAAAACTagagaaaattttattttttttttaaacaaatggtGAAAAAACAATTCCTTTAAGTTATTAAATCTTTATATTTAATGAACAAAGTTATTTGAGATGTTTATTTCCTTATTCATCAGGATACCAAGTTACAATTCTAGTCCAAAATAAACTTATAAAATGCTTATTAATAGTTTGCtagaatcagtaaaaaaaaacaacattctttTTAGTTGAAATAAAAACTCTTCAACAATCAAAATCATTTCTTTTCAATTTGTGCACAATCTCACACTTTTGTCTCTTTCTGCCTggcataaatttataattacaCTACTATGGTAGATTTCACAgcacaatatttaaaaatagttttgttaattactttaaaaataaaatagatggtATCTTTGGTGTGTAGAACAGTTTGCAGGGGGAGAAATAGCTTTTGGATATGAAGTAAAATGCCTATTCCAAAAAGTACTGGAGAGGCAAATACAGAGATAAGCTGCCACATTGTGCAGTTTGATTATAAGTTTTTAATGGAATGTCTTACATCTCATTTTGATTTACACTTAGAAGCTCAGTATGAAAAACTTAGCATGTTAAAAGCACAGTGCAACATAAAGGAGTGTATATATTTTCATCACAGATCAAGTAGGGTATACATAGAATATGGATATAGTAAAAATCATTTGTTTAAACAGTCAAACTAGAATGTTACAGGGTTATGAAATGTCTGAAATCAAAAAGTGActgaagaaacaagaacacAGTATGATGAACAATTCATAGTTTCCAAAACAaataaaggatttttaaaaatgtagtaaagtaaaaatctgtaaaaatatgtttatttacataaatgatattGGCTATaatctttatattaaaaaaatgtaaagggaGGTATTTGACATAACTAATATTTCAATAGATCTTTTGAAATTGTAATATAATTATTAGAAATTCATATTTACCAATATCCTAAATACAGTGGCAAAGAAAATGTCTACTATCAATAGAATACAAGTAACCTTGATGATAATTTCTGAAAGACTTAAATTTTACAGAAATTATGCaatcattaaagaaaaaaaaaattgaaacaaaattcCTCATAAAGAAAGACTGTATACATCATTTTCCTAAATGCCACTGGAAACTTTAGCACATTACATGCCTAGAGAACCACCTACAGTAGTGCAATATTGGCCCATTTGCTAAAACTAATGACCAAAAGTTTCATTCCTGGAGACAAGAAATGTGACTCTGCATATTATAACTTCCATTGGTTACTCTTCTATTAATGGTTGatggacattttgtttgtgGAAGGAGTGAGGAATAAATAAGTCTGTTGGTCATTGAGTTGGATACACTACACCTTGAATCAACACTTACTTCACTAATCCCACAAAGATCTTTTGTATCTTTATGAGGATTCTCTGTGACTATgttttgatgttttaaattaaaatattatctcTGGATACTGTAATAATATACAGGACCATAAAAATTGAAGAAACTAGATACcctgtttaattttaaatactaATGCTGTTTGGAATGATTTCTGGTTTCAGATATTCGTATGGAGGATTTCTGTGTAGGTTTCTCTCTTTAATTGTCTCATTGATAGCATGAAGATCTTTTCTGAATCTGGAAAGAATTTGAAATACTGATTAAAATGAATATATCCTTATTTTTTTATCAGAACAAAGATTATTTGTATGCTTGGCTTGagtttaatttcatttatacaacacttttaaaaaacaaagttcaGGCTCAGGGTTCTACATAGAGttaaaaaagctaaataatttaaataagttttgacCAGGTAAGTCTTATTGAATCTAGAAAATTTTACTGAATTTTCTTTCGACACtcttaaaagatattttgtttcttactgTGTCTCAAACTATCACACCTCATTGTCTTTAAAATCTAATTTGTATGCCAAACTAAACTAAGGGACTTACAATTGTGATTGATagcattatatataatatttaattttaaccaaaaacaaacaaacaaataatttaattcaGAACATAAATAGATACAGGGGGCAAAAATGCACAAGCAAAATGATATAGTATGTTGCTACCAAGACTACCACAAAactatagagaaaaaaaaaaagcgtgtactttgaaattttgttggATTCTCAAAACTAAAAAGAACACACTGATGAACCTACATAACACAAACTTGCAGCactaacaaaacaacaaatcccaAAATATTACACTTTCACTCATTTTACTAAAGCATAAGAGTGCTTTGCACTGAATATTCACCACACTGTAACAGAGAGAGCTAGATTTTTACTTCTAAAGAAATCCTaatttgttaatattaaaaactttctttctttcaaattgTACATTGTGCCTAACTGAATGGCCTGAATTAGACTGTTGATAatatatgaaaatattaaagctaTTTGCAAATTAAAGTAGTCAATATAATGCAGTCCTATTCTATATATCTGTATAtgatataatctatataaatgaaataacttACTGATCTAATACTTCACAAGCTTTTGGATCAAACACAAACTGAACTTCAAAATCTCCAATACTTTTTGTGCCTTTAGAACTTAGGATCTTGGTAACAATCATAATGTCTAAAGTTGTTGGTCTGTCAGGCAAGGCATTAAGAATGTCCCTTTCTGTTGCAGCccatgactgaaaaaaaaaatcatgaaagtTTTTTCTAGATTCTTTATATATTCTTGAAATAAGAAAGGATTAAATTAGATAATAGTtataatgtaatataatataaagtatTATATGTTACTTATATATTAGTAAAAAATCTAATATGCAATGTATGTAATGCACAATTAGTTTTGGGTTGATGTTCTTTTTATAGTGCCATATGTATATTATAGAGCgcatggtggctgagaggttaagctcttggcttccaaacctggggtcctgtgttcgaagctcggtgaagactgggattttgaatttcaggatttttagggtgcccctgagtcaacccaactctaatgggtacctgatttagTTGAGGAGGGTAAAGTGGTTGGTcagtgtgctggccacatgacaacctgctagtcaactgttggccaaagaaccAGATGACcgtaacatcatctgtcctagaGATtgtgaggtctgaaaggggaactttttatatatactattataCTAGTGCAAGAATTATCTTATAGACTTGACAATAGACACAAACTTACCACATTGCATGGCGGTTTGCCTCTCAAAAGTCCAGGGTAATTTGGTGGAAAGGCATATTCATCATACTGTGGGAAATTAGTGGAcgcatgggaaatactgcatgtATAGATGATACTGGTAACAATCATCTCCAGTTGTTCATTTGTTTTGATTCTACCATTACCTGGTACTCCCTAgagcataacaaaaaaaaaaaaagattacaagtCATATTTATCATACATTCCtacaatacaatttttaaagtaTAGGCTtaattagtgattttttttttaccaaaaggCCAACTCCACCACTTGAGTAGTTTCTTGGTTTGGCAAGTTCTTCTGCCCAACCTTGAACTTCAATATCATTCTCCAGCAATTCAGGACTTGCTAAAATTACCAAAAGATAATACATGTAATATGAATGGCCAATATAGATGAGGATTttagaataaatacaaaatctgAGCATGTTATCTCTTGTAGAAGACTATTGAATTCTATAGTGTAAGATTTCTCAACTTTTTTTCATACAAAGTACTCCATAAAtgaggtttttatttttaacattccccccctccccaaatctTAGAGGGTGTTTATGTTATTGGTGTTCATTTGGAAATTCAGAATCCATTGGTGTAATTTGTTGACCAGCTATgccaaaatgtttaattttttaagcaagctatggtggtgaactttgtcaagtTCTAATAAAATGGCATCTATCTGTTCATTATTATCTAAACCATTTGAAGAGTCATCAAATAGTCCTATTAGTTGAGTTTACTTTCCTacagccatgttggtatggagtaaagTACATTAAGTTTATCTAAGTGGTTtctgatgttgctacatattatatTTTCTAGTATTTTACATGTTATGCTGATGAGTGATATTGGTCTGTAGTTCCTGGATGAGAATTATCCCATTCTTTTGCTAATGTTTATAGATGTAATCTTTTGGTATTAAATAATGCTTTGCATTCAGTCCATTTAGAGTTCAACTTGGGATATATGTTCACCAAAGTAagaaatgtttcttattttatattacCTAAAGTTTGCAGATCAAACAATGTGATTGTATTACATTGTTATAGCACTCAGAATAAGAAAGTGATTATAAAAAATTACTGAGGAAACTTACTATAATATAAGTCTATGTAAGCTCTGACATATTTCTTGATGGCTTGGTGGAGTAGCAAAGCATCATTTCTAAAATGGTAGCAGGGCAGTACATTGGTGTCATCAAGCTGAAGACAAAAATAGGATTGAAATGAATCAATAATCAGCCACAGCAACACTGTGCTGTGATTTTTACAAATACACTATTCTCTACtttaactttctaaaaaaattttttttatacactttATTATGAAGGATGTTTAGTTTTGTAGTTTatttaatagaaaatcataCGAATACCCCTCTTCTTTTAAGATCTTCTGGTAGTGTTCCATCTACATCCATCCTCCACTGATTCAAACTGCAACAttcaattataaaacaaatgataagtggcacacaaaaaaaaaggttaaaagcAATGAAAAAGAAGTCAAGCTTAgatatgagatagtggtacttAGATTAACTAGTAGAACATGAAGTATTTTACCCTTTGATTATGAGCTCCATAAGTCCTTTTGTTCCATAGTTCATTGTCTTGTCCACCCATCCACCCTCTGCAATTAAAAGCTCTAAGCCTCgtctaaaaagatttttaaaaaaaatttatgaaggtattttattagttttatactagaaaaaaatgttcattaaaaaaataattaaaaagctaTAATTCAAATAGGAAGTGCAGTGGCTTagtgataaagtgcttggcttctgaaccatgGAGTCCCaggctcaaatcctggtgaagactgggtttttaaatttcaggatctttaaggcacctctgagtccacccaactctaaaagGTACCCATATTATACCTgatgttagttggggaaaagtaaaggtggttggggGTTGTGAtgggcacatgacaccctcattaaccgtgggccacagaaaacatgacctttacatcatcttatcttataaaatacagacgttacttaaaaaaaaaaaagatgattatgctTCATGCatcaagtcatgcatgttaaccaatgacattaagatcataaggtctgaaagggaacttttcttttttacactAATGCAAATATTAATGGAATACAGGATCAGACTTACGTGTTGATAGCAATGAGGTACAAAAAGTGAGGCGCCAGTAGCTTGAAGATTGGATGGGATTGGGAAAGGTTTCGATGTGTGGCTACAGTAACACCTTCCATTAACAAATGTGTACAACCTGAtcaataaattacatttttttgtttaacattgACTCTATAATCATGATATAAAACATCTGAAAGTAataatgactttaaaaaaattaaaaaatcatcaagatatatatttaaataaatgaaaatatgttGTGGCCATTGTATTAATTATTTCAAGGCACATTTATCAGTTTTATAAGCTTAATTTTCAATGCCAAAAAATAGGAGTATGAACTCAGCCTATACACCTGTCGGTAATGCAGCAACAGCTAATTTTGTTATCAGACTAGGggccaaaataaaatacaaaagtagaaCTGTACACTGCTCAGTGTACATAGCAAAGGTGAAACAGCACCTAAAAGTCAGATGCTAAGAAAATTCTTCAATGTCTTC contains:
- the LOC106071024 gene encoding anaphase-promoting complex subunit 10-like isoform X1 encodes the protein MLKKFSDAQTVDIFKDERDGKLREVGNQAVWSLSSCKPGTAGFGVEQLREESNETYWQSDGPQPHTVSIQFRGKTTLQDVCIYADYKSDESYTPNRLSIRAGNHANDLVEIEQVELSEPTGWVCIPLKDVHDKPIRTFMIQIAVLSNHQNGRDTHIRRIKVRSPVNYGDVPYPNASNMTLKNLAFTIR
- the LOC106071024 gene encoding anaphase-promoting complex subunit 10-like isoform X2; this encodes MLKKFSDAQTVDIFKDERDGKLREVGNQAVWSLSSCKPGFGVEQLREESNETYWQSDGPQPHTVSIQFRGKTTLQDVCIYADYKSDESYTPNRLSIRAGNHANDLVEIEQVELSEPTGWVCIPLKDVHDKPIRTFMIQIAVLSNHQNGRDTHIRRIKVRSPVNYGDVPYPNASNMTLKNLAFTIR